Proteins encoded by one window of Nitrospirota bacterium:
- a CDS encoding helix-turn-helix transcriptional regulator codes for MGTNHIGSLIREMRKAAGMSQMRLAEKIGVSYQQVQKYEKGASKLSVQRLTQIANVFGVPVTAFLENDKLDKVAESQAAFSNLSDDEAKLLMLYRRLRRKKLKDGFVEMLRDIVRMSESTQPGV; via the coding sequence ATGGGAACGAATCACATCGGTTCTCTCATCAGGGAGATGCGAAAGGCCGCCGGGATGTCGCAGATGCGGCTCGCCGAGAAAATCGGCGTCTCCTACCAACAGGTCCAGAAGTACGAAAAAGGGGCCAGCAAGCTCAGCGTGCAGCGGCTCACACAGATAGCCAACGTCTTTGGGGTTCCGGTGACGGCCTTTCTCGAAAACGACAAGCTCGACAAGGTCGCGGAGTCCCAGGCTGCCTTCTCCAACCTCTCGGACGACGAGGCCAAGCTCCTGATGCTTTACAGGAGGCTCCGGAGGAAGAAGCTCAAGGACGGGTTCGTCGAGATGCTCAGGGACATTGTGCGGATGTCGGAAAGCACGCAACCGGGGGTCTGA
- the rimI gene encoding ribosomal protein S18-alanine N-acetyltransferase — protein MEVHIEQMRPEHLPEVAEVARESFSHPWSWLSLRQAMDSPGSLARVALSEGRVLGYAFAKRVLDEAEILALAVREGVRRRGVGRALAQEVLRVLEASCVRTVRLEVRESNEAARNLYGQLGFRAVFRRAGYYASPREDAVLMKKELRPPVACFPTSAQCP, from the coding sequence ATGGAAGTCCACATAGAGCAAATGCGCCCGGAGCACCTTCCGGAGGTCGCCGAGGTGGCCAGGGAAAGCTTTTCCCATCCCTGGTCATGGCTCAGCCTCCGGCAGGCCATGGACTCCCCGGGCTCCCTCGCACGGGTGGCCCTCTCGGAGGGACGGGTGCTGGGGTATGCCTTTGCCAAGCGCGTCCTGGATGAGGCCGAGATACTGGCCCTGGCGGTCCGCGAAGGGGTGCGGAGACGGGGCGTGGGCCGGGCGCTCGCCCAGGAGGTCCTGCGCGTTTTGGAGGCCTCTTGCGTACGGACGGTCCGGCTTGAGGTGAGGGAATCAAACGAGGCGGCCAGAAACCTTTACGGGCAGCTCGGTTTCCGGGCCGTCTTCCGGAGGGCCGGCTACTACGCCTCTCCCCGGGAGGATGCGGTTCTGATGAAGAAGGAGCTCAGACCCCCGGTTGCGTGCTTTCCGACATCCGCACAATGTCCCTGA
- the tsaB gene encoding tRNA (adenosine(37)-N6)-threonylcarbamoyltransferase complex dimerization subunit type 1 TsaB, with protein MMVLAIETSTMLGGVALMDDARGLVTEVRLNVKATHSEKLMAEVHYVLGQSGVALGELDALAVAVGPGSFTGLRIAVSTAQGLAFATGVKLVSVPTLEAFACSLPFARYPVCPMLDARKKEVYAGVFVFAAGRMERLIPERAVAAGDLARELAREEGVVFMGEGARMYRTVLTEVLGGRAHFALPGLMVPSPASLARLGMERARRGEFTEPAGLAPLYLRKSEAELKWKST; from the coding sequence ATGATGGTGCTTGCCATAGAGACCTCCACCATGCTCGGCGGAGTGGCCCTCATGGACGACGCACGGGGCCTCGTCACGGAGGTACGCCTGAACGTCAAGGCCACCCACTCGGAGAAGCTGATGGCCGAGGTGCACTACGTCCTCGGGCAGTCGGGCGTGGCCCTGGGGGAGCTGGACGCCCTGGCCGTGGCGGTGGGGCCGGGCTCCTTCACCGGCTTGCGCATCGCGGTGAGCACCGCCCAGGGGCTGGCCTTCGCCACGGGGGTGAAGTTAGTTTCCGTGCCCACCCTGGAGGCCTTCGCCTGCTCCCTGCCCTTCGCGCGCTACCCGGTCTGCCCCATGCTCGACGCACGGAAGAAGGAGGTCTACGCCGGGGTGTTCGTCTTTGCCGCGGGCAGGATGGAGCGGCTCATCCCGGAGCGGGCCGTCGCGGCCGGAGACCTAGCCCGGGAGCTGGCCCGGGAGGAGGGCGTCGTCTTCATGGGCGAGGGGGCGCGGATGTACCGGACGGTATTGACGGAGGTCCTGGGAGGGCGGGCCCACTTCGCCCTGCCGGGCCTCATGGTCCCCTCCCCCGCGTCCCTGGCCCGCCTGGGGATGGAGCGGGCCCGACGGGGGGAGTTCACCGAGCCGGCCGGGCTTGCGCCCCTTTATCTGAGGAAGTCCGAGGCTGAGCTGAAATGGAAGTCCACATAG
- a CDS encoding MFS transporter — protein MRTTGRFSAIRYRDFQLFWAGQVVSFSGTWMQSTAQGWLVYSLTKSPFDLGIVYMAASLPILLFSLLGGAAADRFPKRNLLLFTQSISIVPALLIGVLTSLGVVTVWHVVVLACLLGTVNAVDIPTRQSFLIEMVEKPNLLSAIALNSAAFNGARMIGPVLAGIIITSLGVAACFYLNAASFLAVVLALALVRTPGLRSAGTGNLLRDIAQGVGFIRTEPGVRRPILLVAAFSLFGLPFISQLPVFAEDILGKGAQGLGFLTGASGAGALVAALTLAFKGDIREKDRFMGLASIVLPATLVAFSLSRSYPLSLGLMVAIGLLVVAFLAAANSAVQLRTPDGIRGRVMSVYTLVFLGMAPAGYLLVGSVAGALGSARAITLSASLCLMISITIVARTRQ, from the coding sequence ATGCGCACAACGGGCAGGTTCTCGGCCATCCGCTACAGGGACTTCCAGCTCTTCTGGGCGGGGCAGGTCGTCTCCTTCTCCGGCACCTGGATGCAGTCCACGGCCCAGGGGTGGCTGGTCTACTCGCTGACCAAATCCCCCTTCGACCTGGGCATCGTCTACATGGCCGCCTCGCTTCCCATCCTGCTTTTCAGCCTTCTGGGAGGCGCGGCCGCCGACAGGTTCCCCAAGAGAAACCTCCTCCTTTTCACCCAGTCCATCTCCATCGTGCCCGCCCTTCTCATCGGCGTGCTCACCAGCCTGGGGGTGGTCACCGTCTGGCACGTCGTGGTGCTGGCGTGCCTGCTGGGGACCGTCAACGCCGTGGACATCCCCACCCGGCAGTCCTTCCTCATCGAGATGGTGGAGAAGCCGAACCTGCTGAGCGCCATCGCCCTGAATTCCGCCGCCTTCAACGGCGCCCGCATGATAGGCCCCGTGCTGGCGGGCATCATCATCACGAGCCTGGGGGTGGCGGCCTGTTTCTACCTGAACGCGGCGAGCTTTCTTGCCGTCGTCCTGGCCCTGGCCCTGGTGCGCACCCCGGGGCTGCGCAGCGCGGGAACCGGCAACCTCCTCAGGGACATCGCCCAGGGAGTGGGCTTCATCCGCACCGAGCCCGGCGTCCGAAGGCCCATCCTCCTGGTGGCCGCCTTCAGCCTCTTCGGGCTGCCCTTCATCTCCCAGCTCCCAGTCTTCGCCGAGGACATCCTGGGAAAGGGCGCGCAGGGCCTGGGCTTCCTGACGGGTGCGTCGGGGGCCGGCGCCCTTGTCGCGGCGCTGACCCTCGCCTTCAAGGGAGACATCCGGGAGAAGGACAGGTTCATGGGCCTTGCCTCCATCGTCTTGCCCGCCACCCTCGTGGCCTTCTCCCTCTCCCGGAGCTATCCCCTGTCGCTCGGCCTTATGGTCGCCATAGGGCTCCTGGTGGTGGCCTTTCTGGCCGCGGCCAACAGCGCCGTTCAGCTGCGCACCCCCGACGGCATCCGGGGCCGGGTGATGAGCGTGTACACGCTGGTTTTCCTGGGCATGGCCCCCGCCGGGTATCTCCTGGTGGGAAGCGTGGCCGGTGCGCTGGGGTCGGCCAGGGCGATAACGCTGTCGGCCTCGCTCTGTCTCATGATTTCCATTACAATAGTCGCAAGGACGCGGCAATGA
- a CDS encoding VOC family protein → MANPFVHIELQTQDVERSDKFYSSLFDWKLVNDYDFKPDGDVAEGKAAAAELVQYFKADVPEVQLSLWLEDRDNPLHHYHVTVFDSLETFERVRKSDAIRRFVDRLFPHIAQSTYISPLTDVWLADGSGVKPVAYS, encoded by the coding sequence ATGGCAAACCCTTTCGTTCACATCGAATTGCAGACGCAGGACGTGGAAAGGTCAGACAAGTTCTACTCGAGCCTGTTCGACTGGAAGCTGGTCAACGACTATGACTTCAAACCCGACGGCGATGTGGCCGAGGGAAAAGCCGCGGCGGCGGAGTTGGTTCAATATTTCAAGGCGGATGTTCCCGAAGTCCAGTTGTCTTTATGGCTTGAGGACCGAGACAACCCTCTGCATCACTATCACGTCACGGTTTTCGATTCCCTGGAGACGTTTGAGCGCGTGCGGAAGTCCGACGCGATAAGACGGTTCGTTGACCGGTTGTTTCCCCATATCGCGCAGAGTACATATATTTCGCCGCTCACGGATGTCTGGCTGGCTGATGGGTCGGGAGTTAAGCCGGTGGCCTATTCATGA
- a CDS encoding P-II family nitrogen regulator: MKMVSAIIKHHKLDDVRKALVEAGVKGMTTVEVKGFGRQKGHKEVYRGAEYVVNFVPKVKVEVAVERESLDDVVGAILSSARTGEQGEIGDGKIFVYGLENVVRIRTGSTGKEAL; the protein is encoded by the coding sequence ATGAAAATGGTCTCTGCGATAATCAAGCACCACAAGCTTGACGACGTAAGAAAGGCGCTGGTCGAAGCCGGGGTAAAGGGGATGACCACTGTGGAGGTCAAGGGCTTCGGAAGGCAGAAGGGACACAAGGAGGTCTACAGGGGGGCGGAATACGTGGTGAACTTTGTGCCGAAGGTGAAGGTGGAGGTTGCGGTGGAACGGGAAAGCCTCGATGACGTGGTCGGCGCCATCTTGAGTTCTGCGCGGACCGGCGAGCAGGGGGAAATCGGTGACGGAAAGATATTCGTCTACGGCCTTGAAAACGTCGTAAGAATACGGACCGGAAGCACCGGCAAGGAGGCCCTCTGA
- a CDS encoding ammonium transporter: MRKLALSAFFIFAMSAPALAQGAPGIDTGDTAWILVSSALVLLMTPGLAMFYGGMVRSKNVLGTIMHSFVAIAVVSVQWVLVGYSLAFGPDINGFIGGLDWFALHGVGLQANADYAPTIPHMTFMIYQCMFAIITPALISGALAERIKFSAYLVFILLWSTLVYDPVAHWIWGVGGWLKQLGALDFAGGMVVHLTSGISALIAALLIGKRKNYGQEAMTPHNLPMTVLGAGLLWFGWFGFNAGSALSSGGLSTMAFVNTHTAAATATLVWVIVEWLHRGQPTMFGAATGSIAGLATITPAAGFVSPASAIAIGAAAAVLCYGALNAKTKLGYDDSLDAFGVHGVGGFTGTIGAGLFASVAINASGANGLFLGNVQTIIIQLKALAVVGAYSLAVTYILLKLIDKTIGLRISDEHEVMGLDLSQHKESGYDMF; the protein is encoded by the coding sequence ATGAGAAAATTAGCGCTGAGCGCATTTTTCATTTTTGCCATGAGCGCCCCTGCCTTGGCCCAGGGGGCCCCGGGCATCGACACCGGCGACACGGCCTGGATACTGGTGTCCTCCGCCCTGGTCCTTTTGATGACCCCCGGACTGGCGATGTTTTACGGCGGCATGGTCAGGTCAAAAAACGTGCTTGGCACCATCATGCACAGCTTTGTCGCCATAGCTGTGGTCAGCGTGCAGTGGGTGCTGGTGGGCTACAGCCTGGCCTTCGGGCCCGACATAAACGGCTTCATAGGCGGACTTGACTGGTTCGCCCTGCACGGCGTGGGGCTTCAGGCCAATGCCGACTACGCCCCGACGATTCCGCACATGACGTTCATGATTTACCAGTGCATGTTCGCAATCATAACGCCGGCACTCATAAGCGGGGCCCTCGCCGAGCGGATAAAATTCTCGGCGTATCTGGTTTTCATACTGCTCTGGAGCACGCTCGTCTACGACCCCGTGGCGCACTGGATATGGGGCGTGGGCGGCTGGCTGAAGCAGCTCGGCGCCCTGGACTTCGCAGGCGGCATGGTGGTGCACCTTACGTCGGGCATCTCGGCCCTCATCGCCGCGCTCCTGATAGGAAAGCGAAAAAACTACGGCCAGGAGGCGATGACGCCCCACAACCTGCCCATGACGGTGCTGGGGGCGGGGCTTCTGTGGTTCGGCTGGTTCGGCTTTAACGCCGGAAGCGCCCTTTCCTCGGGCGGGCTCAGCACCATGGCCTTCGTCAACACCCACACGGCCGCCGCGACGGCGACCCTGGTGTGGGTCATCGTCGAATGGCTCCACAGGGGCCAGCCCACCATGTTCGGCGCGGCCACGGGCTCGATAGCGGGCCTGGCCACGATTACCCCCGCTGCCGGATTCGTCAGCCCGGCCTCGGCCATTGCGATAGGGGCCGCGGCGGCCGTGCTTTGCTACGGTGCCCTCAACGCAAAAACCAAACTCGGCTATGACGATTCCCTCGACGCCTTCGGCGTGCACGGCGTGGGCGGCTTCACGGGCACCATCGGAGCGGGGCTTTTTGCCTCGGTCGCGATAAACGCCTCCGGCGCCAATGGCCTGTTCCTCGGCAACGTGCAGACCATCATCATCCAGCTCAAGGCCCTTGCGGTAGTGGGGGCCTATTCACTTGCCGTTACGTATATCCTCCTGAAGCTCATCGACAAGACCATCGGCCTCAGAATTAGCGACGAGCACGAGGTCATGGGCCTGGACCTCAGCCAGCACAAGGAATCCGGATACGACATGTTCTAG
- a CDS encoding VOC family protein has protein sequence MEAHMQNITPCLWFDDQAEEAAKFYTSVFKNAKLGSTTRYGAAGAEASGRPKGTVMTAAFQLEGHEFVALNGGPVFTFNEAVSFMVHCETQEEVDYYWEKLSEGGDEKAQQCGWLKDKYGLSWQIVPTVLGKMLQDKDPRKSENVTKALIQMKKIDIAKLKAAYEAK, from the coding sequence ATGGAGGCTCATATGCAAAATATCACACCGTGTCTGTGGTTCGACGACCAAGCCGAGGAGGCAGCGAAGTTTTATACCTCCGTTTTCAAGAATGCAAAGCTCGGAAGCACCACCCGCTATGGCGCGGCGGGGGCGGAGGCATCCGGCAGACCGAAAGGGACGGTGATGACGGCCGCGTTTCAGCTCGAAGGGCATGAATTCGTGGCGTTAAACGGTGGCCCGGTGTTCACATTCAACGAGGCGGTATCGTTTATGGTGCACTGCGAGACGCAGGAGGAAGTGGATTATTATTGGGAAAAACTCTCCGAAGGCGGGGACGAGAAGGCACAACAGTGCGGCTGGCTCAAAGACAAATACGGCCTGTCATGGCAGATAGTTCCCACCGTTTTGGGCAAGATGCTACAGGACAAGGACCCCAGGAAGTCCGAAAATGTCACGAAGGCGTTGATTCAAATGAAGAAGATTGATATTGCGAAATTAAAGGCAGCATACGAGGCGAAATGA
- a CDS encoding adenine phosphoribosyltransferase gives MPIKSLIRTIKDYPKRGIMFRDITTLIKDPVGFRLVIDSLTQRYIQGTVPFDVIVGIESRGFILGGALSYTLGKGFVPIRKRGKLPSVVVQQEYELEYGTDIIEIHEDALAPGTQVLLIDDLLATGGTALASASLIEKLGARISEMAFVVDLPDVGGSRRLREKGYKYFALTEFEGE, from the coding sequence ATGCCGATAAAATCCCTTATCCGCACCATCAAGGACTACCCCAAGAGGGGCATCATGTTCCGGGACATCACCACCCTCATCAAGGACCCCGTGGGCTTCCGGCTGGTCATAGACAGCCTTACCCAGCGCTATATCCAGGGCACGGTGCCCTTCGACGTCATCGTGGGCATCGAGTCCCGGGGGTTCATCTTGGGCGGGGCCCTGTCCTACACCCTGGGGAAGGGCTTCGTCCCCATCAGAAAGAGGGGCAAGCTGCCCTCCGTGGTCGTCCAGCAGGAGTACGAGCTCGAGTACGGCACCGACATCATAGAGATACACGAGGACGCCCTCGCCCCGGGCACCCAGGTGCTCCTGATAGACGACCTCCTGGCCACCGGGGGGACCGCCCTGGCCTCGGCCAGCCTCATCGAGAAGCTGGGGGCCCGGATATCCGAGATGGCCTTCGTCGTGGACCTGCCCGACGTGGGCGGCTCCCGGAGGCTCAGGGAGAAGGGTTACAAGTACTTCGCCCTCACCGAGTTCGAAGGCGAGTAG
- the mtnP gene encoding S-methyl-5'-thioadenosine phosphorylase, with product MEEKVKVGVIGGSGMDDPRLMKDMAEHTVQTPYGLPSSPLTTGVLDGVETVVLARHGKDHSIYPTGVNYKANIYALKEAGCTHILATTACGSLREEIRPGDFVFIDQFIDFTRHRPLTYHDEEVVHVPMAEPFCGDLREHLASTARGLGLRHHARGTMVTIEGPRFSTRAESHMFRVLGADVINMSTVPEVTLARELGLCYQGIAMSTDYDCWKEEEEPVTWEMIQERMADNSQNVKRLILAAIPGIRRTGCACRGH from the coding sequence ACGACCCCCGGCTCATGAAAGACATGGCGGAGCACACCGTGCAGACGCCCTACGGGCTTCCGTCCTCGCCCCTCACCACGGGTGTGCTGGACGGCGTGGAGACGGTGGTCCTGGCCCGCCACGGCAAGGACCATTCCATCTACCCCACGGGGGTGAACTACAAGGCCAACATCTACGCCCTCAAGGAGGCGGGCTGCACCCACATCCTGGCCACCACCGCCTGCGGCTCGCTCAGGGAGGAAATCCGCCCCGGGGACTTCGTCTTCATCGACCAGTTCATAGACTTCACCCGGCACCGCCCCCTCACCTACCACGACGAGGAGGTCGTCCACGTGCCCATGGCCGAGCCCTTCTGCGGCGACCTCCGGGAGCACCTGGCCTCGACCGCACGGGGGCTGGGGCTCCGCCACCACGCCCGGGGCACCATGGTGACCATAGAGGGGCCGCGGTTTTCCACCCGGGCCGAAAGCCACATGTTCCGCGTCCTAGGGGCGGACGTCATCAACATGTCCACGGTGCCCGAGGTCACCCTGGCCCGGGAGCTGGGCCTCTGCTACCAGGGCATCGCCATGAGCACGGACTACGACTGCTGGAAAGAGGAAGAGGAGCCCGTCACCTGGGAGATGATTCAGGAGAGAATGGCCGATAACTCCCAGAACGTCAAGCGGCTTATACTGGCCGCCATCCCCGGCATACGCCGAACGGGCTGCGCCTGCCGCGGCCACTGA